GGGACGGAGTGAGGAGAGTTGTTAtcgaggaagaggagcagagaggaggaaggagcagaGCCGgggggtgtgtgagtgtgtttgtgaggtcCAAACAGGAGCACAACACGGCGTGAATGAGACAGGCAAGCTGGCGGACTTCAACATGGCATCCGGAGATACTCTGTACATCCAGACAGACGGCTCGGAGATGCCGGCCGAGATCGTGGAGCTGCACGAGATAGAGGTGGAGACGATACCGGTGGAGACCATCGAGACCACGGTGGTCGGCGgggacgacgacgacgacgacgacggcCAGCCCATGATCGCGCTCCAGCCGTTGGTCACGGACGACCCCAGCTccatccaccaccaccaccaccaccaccaggaGGTGATCCTGGTCCAGACGCGGGAGGAGGTGGTCGGTGGGGATGACTCGGACCTGCACACGGACGGCGGGAGCGGGTTCGAGGACCAGATCCTCATCCCGGTGCCGGCTCCCGGAGTGGAGGACGAGTACATCGAACAGACTCTGGTGACTGTGGCCGGGAAGAG
This DNA window, taken from Plectropomus leopardus isolate mb unplaced genomic scaffold, YSFRI_Pleo_2.0 unplaced_scaffold26743, whole genome shotgun sequence, encodes the following:
- the LOC121937584 gene encoding transcriptional repressor protein YY1-like isoform X2, which gives rise to MASGDTLYIQTDGSEMPAEIVELHEIEVETIPVETIETTVVGGDDDDDDDGQPMIALQPLVTDDPSSIHHHHHHHQEVILVQTREEVVGGDDSDLHTDGGSGFEDQILIPVPAPGVEDEYIEQTLVTVAGKSSVGRMKRGGGTGGKKAGKKSYLSGAEAGGRKWEQKQVQIKTLEGEFSVTMWASDIDHESVVEEQIVGENSPPDYSEYMTGKKLPPGGIPGIDLSDPKQLAEFAR
- the LOC121937584 gene encoding transcriptional repressor protein YY1-like isoform X1, whose amino-acid sequence is MASGDTLYIQTDGSEMPAEIVELHEIEVETIPVETIETTVVGGDDDDDDDGQPMIALQPLVTDDPSSIHHHHHHHQEVILVQTREEVVGGDDSDLHTDGGSGFEDQILIPVPAPGVEDEYIEQTLVTVAGKSSVGRMKRGGGTGGKKAGKKSYLSGAEAGGRKWEQKQVQIKTLEGEFSVTMWASDDNKDIDHESVVEEQIVGENSPPDYSEYMTGKKLPPGGIPGIDLSDPKQLAEFAR